A single region of the Xenopus laevis strain J_2021 chromosome 4L, Xenopus_laevis_v10.1, whole genome shotgun sequence genome encodes:
- the ccne1.L gene encoding G1/S-specific cyclin-E1 isoform X1, whose amino-acid sequence MPVISNPAVEKSTKDEGTASCSVRSRKRKADVAIFLQDPDETLDSLEMTKKKQYQDRGPWSNEMTCKSPHKLIPTPEKEEHEPNPTNYSHFASLRFSPVSVSPLPRLGWANQDDVWRNMLNKDRIYLRDKNFFQKHPQLQPNMRAILLDWLMEVCEVYKLHRETFYLAQDFFDRFMATQKNVIKSRLQLIGITSLFIAAKLEEIYPPKLHQFSFITDGACTEDEITRMELIIMKDLGWCLSPMTIVSWFNVFLQVAYIRELQQFLRPQFPQEIYIQIVQLLDLCVLDICCLEYPYGVLAASAMYHFSCPELVEKVSGFKVTELQGCIKWLVPFAMAIKEGGKSKLNFFKGVDIEDAHNIQTHSGCLELMEKVYINQALLEEQNRTSPIPTGVLTPPQSNKKQKSDRAD is encoded by the exons ATGCCAGTGATAAG caatccTGCAGTTGAGAAAAGCACAAAGGATGAGGGGACAGCAAGCTGTAGTGTGCGCTCCAGAAAGAGAAAGGCAGATGTGGCTATT TTCTTGCAAGACCCAGACGAGACCTTGGATAGCTTGGAAATGACCAAGAAAAAACAATATCAGGACAGG GGACCATGGAGCAATGAAATGACATGCAAAAGCCCCCACAAATTGATTCCTACACCAGAAAAAGAGGAACACGAGCCAAACCCTACCAACTACTCACACTTTGCTTCTCTCCGGTTCAGCCCAGTCAGCGTTTCTCCTCTTCCACGTCTTGG GTGGGCTAATCAGGATGATGTCTGGAGGAACATGTTAAACAAAGACCGAATTTACCTGAGAGACAAGAATTTCTTTCAGAAACATCCCCAGCTGCAACCTAATATGAGGGCAATCCTCCTAGATTGGCTAATGGAG GTTTGTGAAGTATACAAACTTCACAGAGAAACATTTTATCTAGCACAAGATTTCTTTGATCGGTTTATGGCGActcaaaaaaatgtgattaaaagtCGACTGCAGCTTATTGGAATCACATCTTTGTTCATTGCTGCTAAGCTGGAG GAAATATACCCTCCAAAGCTGCATCAGTTCTCATTTATCACAGACGGTGCCTGTACAGAAGACGAAATTACAAGGATGGAGTTGATCATAATGAAG gaTCTTGGTTGGTGCTTAAGTCCGATGACTATAGTTTCTTGGTTTAATGTCTTCTTGCAAGTTGCGTATATAAGGGAACTGCAGCAGTTCCTGCGCCCACAGTTCCCTCAGGAAATTTATATACAGATCGTGCAG CTGCTGGATTTGTGTGTGCTTGATATTTGTTGCCTGGAGTATCCATATGGAGTTCTCGCAGCTTCTGCCATGTATCATTTTTCTTGTCCTGAGCTAGTGGAAAAAGTTTCAG ggtttAAGGTGACAGAGTTACAAGGGTGCATAAAGTGGCTTGTTCCTTTTGCAATGGCCATAAAAGAAGGTGGAAAatcaaagttaaatttttttaaaggtgttgATATAGAAGATGCACACAATATACAGACACATAGTGGTTGTTTGGAACTGATG gaAAAGGTTTACATCAACCAGGCTCTGTTAGAGGAGCAGAATAGGACCTCACCTATACCTACTGGTGTTCTGACTCCTCCCCAGAGTAACAAGAAACAGAAATCTGATCGAGCAGACTAA